From the Daucus carota subsp. sativus chromosome 8, DH1 v3.0, whole genome shotgun sequence genome, one window contains:
- the LOC135148518 gene encoding homeobox-leucine zipper protein MERISTEM L1-like, which translates to MEELLRMAQAGEPLWIPNTDNGIERLSKNEYLSSFPKGIELEPMEMKSEASRQSAVIFINHTKLVEILMDVKQWSTVFSGIVSRASTIDVVSNGMDGNYNGALQVMTADFHVLSPLVATREYCFVRYCKQIDNETWAVADVSLENLGPASISQSRRRPSGCMIQDLPNGFSKVTWVEHVEVDDRNVHHLYKSLVNSGLAFGAKRWVITLYRQCARLLSFQSNNIHAEYVRVMLTPEGRKSMLKLAERMVLGYCNGVGVSTEHMWTMFCGDGATDAKIMTRKNTDDPRTPDGTVISAASSFWIPVPPKRVFDFLIDVRSRSKWDLLTKVGQVQPIVHIANGRDPCSRISLLCLHNPGKSNKYILQESCADPTASYVIYAPVDRISMNVVLSGGDPNYVDVLPWGFAILPDGPGKNLGGILDVGSGGSLLTVAFQIKIRSVPPENLTSGQVATINKLIQCTTKRIKNALVSDSNV; encoded by the exons ATGGAGGAACTCCTTAGGATGGCTCAAGCTGGAGAACCCCTATGGATTCCAAACACAGACAATGGTATTGAACGTTTGAGTAAAAATGAGTACTTAAGTAGTTTCCCCAAAGGGATCGAATTGGAACCTATGGAAATGAAATCTGAGGCATCGAGACAGTCTGCTGTTATTTTCATCAATCATACCAAACTCGTGGAAATCTTGATGGATGTG AAACAATGGTCAACTGTTTTTTCTGGCATTGTTTCACGAGCATCGACCATTGACGTTGTTTCAAATGGCATGGATGGAAATTATAACGGAGCCTTACAAGTG ATGACAGCTGACTTTCACGTCTTATCACCACTTGTTGCAACTCGAGAATACTGCTTTGTGAGATACTGCAAACAAATTGATAATGAGACATGGGCAGTTGCTGATGTTTCTTTGGAAAATTTGGGTCCTGCATCCATATCTCAAAGTCGAAGAAGGCCATCAGGCTGTATGATTCAGGACTTGCCTAATGGTTTCTCGAAA GTTACATGGGTTGAACATGTGGAAGTTGATGATAGAAATGTTCATCATTTATACAAATCACTAGTTAACTCAGGTCTTGCATTTGGCGCAAAACGCTGGGTAATAACACTATATAGGCAATGTGCACGCCTTTTAAGTTTCCAGTCAAACAATATTCATGCAGAATATGTGAGAG TGATGTTAACTCCTGAAGGGAGAAAGAGTATGCTTAAGCTAGCAGAGAGAATGGTGTTGGGCTATTGCAATGGTGTTGGAGTTTCTACTGAACATATGTGGACCATGTTTTGTGGTGACGGTGCTACAGATGCTAAAATCATGACCAGAAAGAATACAGATGATCCACGCACACCTGATGGTACTGTGATCAGCGCTGCATCTTCTTTCTGGATTCCAGTTCCTCCCAAAAGGGTTTTTGACTTCCTCATCGATGTGAGGTCAAGAAGCAAG TGGGACCTCTTAACCAAGGTTGGACAAGTACAACCAATTGTGCACATTGCTAATGGTCGTGATCCTTGTAGCCGAATATCCTTGTTGTGTTTACAT aaCCCAGGAAAAAGCAACAAATATATCCTACAAGAGAGCTGTGCGGATCCTACTGCATCATATGTCATATATGCTCCAGTTGACCGAATTTCTATGAATGTGGTCCTAAGTGGAGGTGATCCTAATTATGTTGATGTTCTCCCATGGGGATTTGCTATACTTCCTGATGGTCCTGGGAAGAATTTAGGAGGAATTCTAGACGTCGGTTCTGGTGGATCCCTGCTAACTGTTGCTTTTCAGATTAAAATTAGATCGGTTCCACCAGAAAATCTCACAAGTGGACAGGTGGCGACTATAAACAAGCTTATCCAATGCACAACAAAAAGGATCAAAAATGCACTAGTGTCTGATTCGAATGTCTGA
- the LOC108198339 gene encoding uncharacterized protein LOC108198339, with the protein MYWGLSGLDCQGNISDFDMSANLVGDSSMTEDEVTVKKQDTMKSSVCIKTADGHAIQVDFEVATLCTRICNEMQSGRGYSMDNPISLPPLIRKNFLSFVINYCRYHQVSGSVYEGTTFDEILHDMDANFLYELICVAHYLQLKSLIDLTHEAMVKKIENLSSIKELYHMLHRPENVSEEEHSSWMKFFRRFFTERQKENKEKGNSEKFEIVSKPRQYEDTRSIDELLAFINGGDEDSKGFQTGKKKKKNSKKRDKQKKGFSACASSTNQSCLLKNDVEIPDEISTQDTNSFETTSLDIESSSMSRMVADKLKLSNTGDKNATAEDGIDNISEELLDRSGLDCQGNISDFNMSNNPAANNITCREAEVIIKKQDTLKSSVYVKTADGHIQQVDFEVATLWGTIYNEMQSGHGYCMNNPILLPPVIKKNFLNFVINYCRYHRVLGSVYEGTTFDDILLHMDAHSLYELIYVAHYLQLKSLIDCTYEAMVKKFDKLSSFEELYHMLHCPENVTEKVEIVSKPRPYEEDTRSIDDLLAFINGVDADYKGAQTRKKKKKNSKKDRQNNDSSPCAASSSTQPGILKEGVKGPYEISTQYSNAFEATSHGFQSSSMANMVADKLKLSNTPDKNVTVEDDINRGDCDLTPSPEFDR; encoded by the exons ATGTATTGGGGATT GTCAGGCTTGGACTGCCAAGGGAATATATCTGACTTTGATATGTCGGCCAATCTTGTTGGTGACAGCAGCATGACAGAAGATGAAGTGACAGTGAAGAAACAAGAT ACTATGAAGTCGAGTGTATGCATAAAAACTGCTGATGGTCATGcaatacaagttgattttgaGGTTGCCACATTATGCACAAGGATATGTAATGAAATGCAATCAGGGCGTGGATATTCtatggacaaccccatatcacTACCTCCACTAATCAGGAAAAACTTTTTGAGCTTCGTGATAAATTATTGTCGATATCATCAGGTGTCTGGCAGCGTTTATGAG GGCACTACTTTTGATGAAATCTTACATGATATGGATGCAAATTTTCTATATGAGTTGATATGTGTTGCACACTATCTGCAACTGAAATCGTTGATTGATCTCACTCATGAAGCTATGGTGAAGAAGATTGAGAATTTGTCATCAATTAAGGAATTATATCACATGTTGCATCGTCCAGAGAATGTTTCAGAG GAAGAACACTCATCTTGGATGAAGTTTTTTAGAAGATTTTTCACAGAAAGGCAGAAAGAAAATAAGGAAAAGGGAAATTCAGAG AAGTTTGAGATTGTATCAAAGCCAAGGCAATATGAAGATACACGTTCGATTGATGAGCTTCTTGCCTTCATTAATGGAGGGGATGAAG ATTCTAAGGGGTTCCAAACTggtaagaagaagaaaaagaacagTAAAAAGAGGGACAAACAAAAGAAGGGTTTTTCCGCTTGTGCTTCTTCAACAAATCAATCCTGCCTTCTAAAGAACGACGTTGAGATCCCTGACGAGATCAGCACCCAG GATACAAATTCTTTTGAAACTACTAGCCTTGACATTGAGAGTAGTTCTATGTCAAGGATGGTTGCTGATAAGTTAAAGCTATCAAACACTGGTGATAAAAATGCCACTGCCGAGGATGGCATTGACAATATAAGTGAAGAATTACTTGATAG GTCAGGCTTGGACTGCCAAGGGAATATATCTGACTTTAATATGTCGAACAATCCTGCTGCTAACAACATTACCTGCAGGGAAGCTGAAGTGATAATAAAGAAACAAGAT ACTTTGAAGTCCAGTGTATACGTAAAAACTGCTGATGGCCATATACAACAAGTTGATTTTGAGGTTGCCACATTATGGGGGACCATATATAATGAAATGCAATCAGGACATGGATATTGTATGAACAACCCTATATTACTACCTCCAGTAATCAAGAAAAACTTTTTGAACTTCGTGATAAATTATTGTCGATATCATCGGGTGCTGGGCAGCGTTTATGAG gGCACAACTTTTGATGATATCTTACTTCATATGGATGCACATTCTCTATATGAGTTGATATATGTTGCACACTACCTGCAACTCAAATCTCTGATTGATTGCACTTATGAAGCCATGGTGAagaagtttgataaattatcatCATTTGAGGAACTATATCACATGTTGCATTGTCCAGAAAATGTTACAGag aaGGTTGAGATTGTATCAAAGCCAAGGCCCTATGAAGAAGATACACGCTCGATTGATGACCTTCTTGCCTTCATTAATGGAGTGGATGCAG ATTATAAGGGTGCCCAAACTcgtaagaagaaaaagaagaacagTAAAAAGGACAGACAAAATAATGATTCTTCCCCATGTGCTGCTTCTTCATCAACTCAACCCGGAATTCTGAAGGAAGGGGTTAAGGGTCCTTATGAAATCAGCACCCAG TATTCAAATGCTTTTGAAGCTACAAGCCATGGCTTCCAGAGTAGTTCTATGGCAAACATGGTCGCTGATAAGTTAAAGCTATCCAACACTCCTGATAAGAATGTCACTGTTGAGGATGACATTAACAGGGGTGACTGTGACCTTACTCCCAGCCCAGAGTTTGATAGGTGA